The segment CATAAAAGGGACATCTTAAAAGGTGCACAAAAGGGCTAAGTGTATTTTTAACTACACCAGTGATATAATGATAGAAATATCTTAAATGTGTATGTTTGGAGGTGAAATTATGGATAAACCAGTAGTTTTAGTAGTTGATGATGAAGAAGGTATTAGAGATTTGGTTGAAATATATTTAAAAAAAGAAGGTTTGATTGCAGAAACAGCTGCCAACTCTCAGGAAGCACTTAAAAAAATAGAAGTGAAGGATTATGAGTTGTTTATAGTTGATGTAATGATGCCTGGCCTTGATGGTTTTGGTTTGGTGAAGGAAATAAGGAGTTTTAGTGATAAACCAATTATTATGCTTACAGCACGAGGAGAAGAGTATGAAAGAATACTTGGGTTTGAATTAGGGTGCGATGATTATGTAGTGAAACCCTTTAGCCCAAGAGAGTTAGCTCATAGAGTGAAGGCTATGCTAAAAAGGACTCTGCCTAATAATAAGCAAGAAAAAACACTTAAGTTTCCTCGACTGGAAATGGATCCTGTAGCGCGGAAAGTACTACTAGATGATAAGGAATTAAGTCTAACTCCGAAAGAATTTAATTTACTATATTATTTGGCCAGTTCACCTGGCAGGGTGTTTACCCGTGACCAGCTTCTTGAAAATATCTGGGGCTATGACTTTTTTGGAGATTTAAGAACGGTAGATACCCATGTAAAAAAGTTAAGAGAAAAACTGGGAAGAGATAGTGGTCCTGATTATATTAGTACTGTTTGGGGAGTAGGATATAAATTTGAGGTGACTCAATGATTAATAGAAGTATTATCTTAAAACAATGGCTGGCAATTGTTTTGCTTATTATGGTTGTCTTGATG is part of the Desulfitibacter sp. BRH_c19 genome and harbors:
- a CDS encoding two-component system response regulator, with translation MDKPVVLVVDDEEGIRDLVEIYLKKEGLIAETAANSQEALKKIEVKDYELFIVDVMMPGLDGFGLVKEIRSFSDKPIIMLTARGEEYERILGFELGCDDYVVKPFSPRELAHRVKAMLKRTLPNNKQEKTLKFPRLEMDPVARKVLLDDKELSLTPKEFNLLYYLASSPGRVFTRDQLLENIWGYDFFGDLRTVDTHVKKLREKLGRDSGPDYISTVWGVGYKFEVTQ